Proteins co-encoded in one Alphaproteobacteria bacterium genomic window:
- the ftsH gene encoding ATP-dependent zinc metalloprotease FtsH, whose translation MPPIAKNILLWAGILIAALLVVQLIQGPQDTAESGARLSYSEFISKVESGEIADVMIRESREEGTMIQGHFNNGERFALQAISDPELVSTLRANNVKIAAAPSNSGMNGFWNMFLSSWLPFLILIGVYVFFMRQMQGGKGGGAMGFGKSRARLLTEHGDRVTFEDVAGIDEAKDELSEIVDFLKNPQKFQKLGGKIPRGCLLVGPPGTGKTLLARAIAGEAGVPFFSISGSDFVEMFVGVGASRVRDMFEQGKKSAPCIIFIDEIDAVGRHRGAGLGGGNDEREQTLNQLLVEMDGFEANESVILIAATNRPDVLDPALLRPGRFDRQIVVPNPDIEGRTKILNVHMKKVPLAPDVDAKIIARGTPGFSGADLANLVNEAALLAARQDKKVVTMRELEAAKDKVMMGVERKSMVMSDEEKKMTAYHEAGHAVVAMHCAASDPIHKATIIPRGRALGMVMRLPESDKISYKREKMIADLAVAMGGRVAEELIFGHDKVSSGASSDIQYATKLSRAMVTEWGLSDTLGPIHYGQSDHGEPFLGQNITRHSTTSEATAAAVDAEVKRIVTEAHATATKLLTDHRDQLDIVAKALLEFETLTGDEIAQLMKGETITRPDAEASAKKPVKSSLPSKRKKSDDSGDNSDQSSTIH comes from the coding sequence ATGCCTCCAATCGCTAAAAATATTCTGCTCTGGGCTGGTATTCTCATCGCCGCACTTTTGGTGGTGCAATTAATACAAGGCCCGCAAGATACGGCTGAGAGCGGGGCACGCCTTTCCTACAGTGAATTTATCAGCAAGGTTGAGTCGGGCGAAATCGCAGACGTGATGATTCGTGAATCCCGCGAAGAAGGCACGATGATTCAGGGGCATTTCAATAATGGTGAGCGCTTTGCATTGCAGGCTATCTCTGACCCTGAGCTGGTGAGCACGCTGCGCGCCAACAATGTGAAAATCGCTGCAGCACCCAGCAATTCGGGCATGAATGGCTTTTGGAACATGTTCCTGTCCTCGTGGCTACCCTTCCTGATTTTGATTGGTGTCTATGTGTTTTTCATGCGCCAAATGCAAGGCGGCAAAGGCGGCGGCGCGATGGGATTTGGCAAATCACGGGCACGTCTTTTGACCGAGCATGGTGACCGCGTCACCTTCGAAGACGTAGCGGGAATCGATGAAGCGAAAGACGAATTATCCGAGATTGTAGACTTTTTGAAGAACCCACAAAAATTCCAAAAGCTCGGCGGCAAGATTCCGCGTGGCTGTTTGCTGGTTGGCCCTCCTGGCACTGGTAAAACCTTGTTGGCGCGTGCCATTGCGGGCGAAGCGGGCGTGCCGTTCTTCTCCATTTCCGGTTCGGACTTCGTAGAGATGTTCGTAGGTGTTGGTGCAAGCCGCGTGCGCGATATGTTCGAGCAAGGAAAGAAATCAGCGCCGTGCATTATCTTCATCGACGAGATCGATGCCGTAGGTCGCCACCGTGGTGCGGGGCTTGGCGGCGGTAATGACGAGCGTGAACAAACCCTCAACCAATTACTCGTCGAGATGGACGGGTTCGAAGCGAATGAAAGCGTGATTCTCATTGCGGCAACCAACCGCCCTGACGTGCTTGACCCCGCCCTGCTGCGCCCTGGCCGCTTTGACCGTCAGATTGTCGTGCCAAATCCTGATATTGAAGGCCGCACCAAGATCCTCAACGTGCATATGAAGAAAGTTCCCCTCGCGCCGGATGTGGATGCAAAAATTATCGCACGTGGCACACCAGGTTTTTCGGGTGCTGATCTTGCCAATCTGGTGAATGAAGCAGCGTTGCTTGCGGCGCGCCAAGATAAAAAAGTAGTGACGATGCGCGAGCTTGAAGCCGCCAAAGATAAAGTCATGATGGGCGTTGAGCGCAAATCTATGGTGATGAGCGATGAAGAGAAAAAGATGACGGCGTACCACGAGGCGGGTCACGCGGTCGTTGCCATGCATTGCGCCGCAAGTGATCCTATTCATAAAGCGACGATCATTCCGCGCGGTCGCGCGCTGGGTATGGTCATGCGTTTGCCTGAGTCCGATAAAATTTCCTACAAGCGCGAGAAGATGATTGCTGACCTTGCTGTTGCTATGGGCGGTCGTGTGGCGGAAGAATTGATATTCGGTCATGACAAAGTGTCGTCTGGTGCATCGTCGGACATTCAGTACGCAACCAAATTATCGCGCGCGATGGTTACGGAATGGGGACTGAGTGATACGTTGGGTCCTATCCATTACGGTCAGAGTGATCACGGTGAGCCATTCCTCGGCCAGAATATTACGCGCCACAGCACCACCTCGGAAGCGACGGCAGCAGCAGTGGATGCAGAAGTAAAACGTATCGTCACCGAAGCGCATGCGACGGCGACAAAGCTCCTCACTGATCACCGCGACCAGTTAGATATCGTTGCTAAAGCGTTGCTGGAATTTGAAACCCTGACGGGCGATGAAATTGCCCAACTCATGAAGGGTGAAACGATTACGCGCCCTGATGCTGAGGCATCGGCAAAGAAACCTGTTAAGTCCTCGCTGCCATCCAAGCGCAAGAAGAGCGACGATAGTGGCGATAACAGCGATCAAAGCTCAACGATTCACTAG
- the rpmE gene encoding 50S ribosomal protein L31, with protein MARQGIHPDYHTITIVMTDGTKYETRSTYGKEGDTLTLDVDPLTHPAWVGGVNLRKTGRLESFNNRFGAIASINKNPDGSAGAPAAPKEAKKEKKA; from the coding sequence ATGGCACGTCAAGGCATTCACCCCGATTATCACACGATCACCATCGTGATGACGGATGGTACAAAATATGAAACGCGTTCGACCTACGGTAAAGAAGGCGACACGCTGACCTTGGACGTAGATCCACTTACGCACCCAGCATGGGTTGGTGGTGTGAACCTGCGTAAAACGGGTCGTTTGGAAAGCTTTAACAACCGCTTCGGTGCGATTGCTTCCATCAACAAAAACCCAGATGGCTCTGCTGGCGCTCCTGCCGCTCCGAAAGAAGCGAAGAAAGAAAAGAAAGCTTAG
- the thiD gene encoding bifunctional hydroxymethylpyrimidine kinase/phosphomethylpyrimidine kinase → MLPRVLIIAGSDSGGGAGIQGDTKTVTCLGGYAATAITALTAQNTLGVFGIHSVPDDFIAQQIDLVLSDIGADAIKTGMLHSASVIDVIVNHVPKEIPLIVDTVMVAKGGSPLLEPSAIEALKSKLIPRAYVITPNIPEAELLLGRKIPDTAAMEQAARDLLKLGSQAVLLKGGHLEGEEVIDILIENGKVTRFSSPRIASRHTHGTGCTLASALATGIAAKLPLTDAVHQARNYVLNALKSAPELGKGHGPLNHGWILGQKALAKAAC, encoded by the coding sequence ATGCTGCCACGTGTTCTCATTATCGCAGGCTCTGATTCTGGCGGTGGCGCTGGCATTCAGGGCGATACTAAAACCGTGACTTGCCTAGGCGGTTATGCAGCAACCGCGATTACCGCACTCACCGCACAAAACACCCTGGGGGTGTTTGGTATTCATAGCGTGCCCGATGATTTCATCGCGCAGCAAATTGATTTGGTGCTAAGCGATATCGGCGCGGATGCGATTAAAACAGGCATGCTGCACTCCGCATCGGTGATTGATGTGATCGTAAACCATGTGCCTAAAGAGATCCCACTCATCGTGGATACGGTGATGGTTGCGAAAGGCGGCTCGCCACTTTTGGAACCGTCGGCTATCGAGGCGTTGAAATCCAAACTCATTCCGCGCGCTTATGTCATTACCCCAAACATACCAGAGGCCGAGTTATTGCTGGGGCGTAAAATCCCTGACACGGCAGCTATGGAACAGGCGGCGCGTGACTTGCTGAAGCTTGGCTCACAGGCTGTATTGCTCAAAGGTGGGCATTTGGAAGGCGAGGAAGTCATTGATATTCTTATTGAAAATGGCAAGGTGACGCGTTTTTCAAGCCCACGTATTGCCAGCCGTCACACCCATGGCACGGGCTGCACGCTAGCTTCGGCGCTGGCAACGGGGATTGCTGCTAAACTGCCCCTGACTGATGCCGTTCATCAGGCGCGAAACTACGTGCTAAACGCCCTGAAATCCGCCCCTGAGCTGGGTAAAGGCCATGGCCCACTGAACCATGGTTGGATTTTAGGCCAAAAAGCGCTTGCCAAAGCCGCTTGCTAG
- a CDS encoding prepilin-type N-terminal cleavage/methylation domain-containing protein — MRSAFSLVELSIVLVILGLLTGGILAGQSLIRASELRAVTAEYQRYAAAVNTFRDKYFALPGDMANAQNFWGVAHATPATCVTTVGTGTQTCNGDGNGRIDISAGSREPFRAWQHLANAGLIEGTYTGTVTLPTWPSSKISNNSTWGMGNWNYTGSLYWFDGDYGNVLYNGANNAGTTIGNVNPSEAWNIDTKMDDGLPAQGKLWGGGWGSGMSTAGTFCTTAASSATLTATYLLSNNNKDCMFVWRQQ, encoded by the coding sequence ATGCGTTCAGCTTTCTCACTCGTCGAACTTTCGATTGTCCTTGTCATACTCGGTCTTTTGACTGGCGGTATTCTCGCTGGCCAATCACTGATTCGCGCCTCGGAGCTTCGTGCAGTGACCGCTGAATATCAGCGCTATGCTGCGGCGGTGAATACATTTCGTGATAAATATTTTGCCTTGCCGGGCGATATGGCAAATGCACAGAACTTCTGGGGAGTGGCACATGCAACACCCGCAACTTGCGTGACAACGGTGGGTACAGGCACGCAGACCTGCAATGGTGACGGGAATGGAAGAATTGACATATCTGCCGGCAGCCGCGAGCCATTTCGTGCATGGCAACATTTAGCGAATGCCGGTCTTATTGAAGGAACTTACACAGGAACGGTGACTCTACCCACCTGGCCATCGTCAAAAATAAGTAATAACAGCACTTGGGGTATGGGTAATTGGAATTATACAGGCAGTCTCTACTGGTTCGATGGCGACTATGGGAACGTACTGTATAACGGCGCCAATAACGCAGGCACCACTATCGGAAATGTGAACCCTTCAGAAGCATGGAACATTGATACGAAAATGGATGATGGACTACCCGCACAGGGAAAACTATGGGGTGGCGGTTGGGGTTCTGGCATGAGTACTGCTGGCACATTCTGCACAACCGCAGCATCCAGCGCTACGCTGACGGCAACATATCTACTTTCAAACAATAATAAGGATTGTATGTTCGTCTGGCGTCAGCAGTGA
- a CDS encoding phosphoglucosamine mutase: MSPRKLFGTDGIRGTANSHPMTAEIALKVGMAAGRYFNRGNHRHRVVIAKDTRLSGYMIENALTSGFLSMGMDVLLFGPLPTPAVAFLTRAMRADIGVMISASHNPYEDNGLKLFGPDGYKLSDEIEREIELMMQGDLSKHLAAPTKIGRAKRIDDAPGRYIELVKSTFPKHLRLDGLKIVMDCANGAGYQVGPVILWELGAHVIKIHNEPNGFNINDKCGSTHPESLIAAVKREKADLGIALDGDADRLLMVDEKGNVIDGDQLMAMIAVQWQKTGELKGGGIVSTQMSNLGLEQFLEKKKLKLHRTKVGDRYVMEQMRKGGCNIGGEPSGHIILSDYSTTGDALIAALQVLALLVEDGRSMSKASKVFTPVPQVLKNVRFAGGNPLKEKKVEAAIKDAQETLGKKGRVFVRASGTEPLIRVMVEGDDHKKISKIADTIASTIQSKKRA; this comes from the coding sequence ATGAGTCCTCGCAAACTTTTCGGAACAGATGGTATTCGCGGCACCGCGAACAGCCACCCTATGACTGCGGAAATCGCCCTCAAGGTTGGCATGGCGGCGGGTCGCTATTTTAACCGTGGCAACCACCGCCACCGTGTGGTGATTGCGAAAGACACGCGCTTATCTGGCTATATGATTGAAAACGCCCTCACCTCTGGCTTCCTGTCGATGGGGATGGACGTACTATTGTTCGGCCCACTACCAACGCCTGCGGTGGCATTCCTCACGCGCGCGATGCGTGCCGATATTGGCGTGATGATTTCGGCATCGCATAATCCGTATGAAGATAACGGCCTCAAACTCTTCGGACCCGATGGTTACAAACTCTCGGATGAAATCGAGCGTGAAATTGAACTGATGATGCAAGGCGATTTGAGTAAGCATCTCGCGGCCCCTACCAAAATCGGTCGCGCCAAACGTATTGACGACGCACCAGGACGCTACATCGAGTTAGTGAAATCGACGTTCCCCAAACATCTGCGCCTTGATGGTCTTAAAATCGTCATGGATTGCGCCAATGGCGCGGGCTATCAAGTTGGGCCCGTTATCCTGTGGGAATTGGGCGCGCATGTGATTAAAATTCATAATGAGCCTAATGGTTTCAACATCAATGACAAGTGCGGCTCAACCCATCCCGAGTCACTCATTGCTGCTGTCAAACGCGAGAAGGCTGACCTTGGCATCGCGCTGGACGGTGATGCAGACCGCCTGCTCATGGTTGATGAAAAAGGCAACGTGATCGATGGCGACCAGTTGATGGCGATGATTGCTGTGCAGTGGCAAAAAACAGGCGAGCTTAAAGGCGGTGGCATTGTTTCAACGCAGATGAGCAATCTTGGTCTTGAACAATTCCTAGAGAAAAAGAAACTCAAACTACACCGCACCAAAGTGGGTGACCGCTACGTGATGGAGCAGATGCGCAAAGGCGGCTGCAATATCGGCGGCGAACCTTCGGGCCATATTATTCTAAGTGATTATTCGACTACGGGTGACGCGCTCATTGCCGCACTGCAAGTGCTTGCCTTGTTGGTAGAAGATGGCCGTAGCATGAGCAAAGCCTCGAAAGTATTTACGCCTGTGCCGCAAGTTCTCAAGAACGTGCGCTTTGCTGGCGGCAACCCACTTAAAGAGAAAAAAGTTGAAGCGGCGATTAAGGACGCGCAAGAGACCTTGGGTAAAAAGGGTCGCGTGTTTGTGCGCGCTTCAGGCACCGAACCGTTGATTCGCGTGATGGTCGAAGGCGATGACCATAAAAAAATTAGCAAAATCGCTGACACCATCGCGAGTACCATTCAATCTAAAAAGCGCGCGTGA
- the tilS gene encoding tRNA lysidine(34) synthetase TilS, protein MQVTALLDALGPFEPTPHLAVALSGGADSTALLLLAREWAVQRGGTVSALIVDHRLRDDSTDEAKEVAARLGAIILTPEHPMVSNNLAERAREWRYDALTAWCRDHHVLHLLVAHHADDQAETVALHTERGDTEDGASAMAAVTIRDGVRILRPLLHIRKSQLEAYLRAHNASWVEDPTNANLTFKRNAIRHAMTDSEHERLIAIAQREGAARAQRDEAHARAAARVAQASEDEITLDSATLLALPQPIATRLLADSLCTVSGSHTRPRKHETEGLFARIQQPTFSKATLKHCLIEKRGTTLHISPEHAENMDRRASKPLAASPFWWLDSRSF, encoded by the coding sequence GTGCAAGTAACCGCTCTGCTGGACGCACTTGGCCCCTTCGAGCCCACTCCTCACCTTGCAGTTGCGCTTTCTGGCGGCGCCGATAGTACGGCACTCTTATTATTAGCACGCGAATGGGCAGTACAACGCGGGGGAACTGTGTCCGCACTGATCGTCGATCACCGCCTGCGCGATGATTCAACCGATGAGGCCAAAGAGGTCGCGGCACGACTTGGTGCAATCATCCTAACGCCCGAACATCCAATGGTTTCTAATAATCTGGCAGAGCGTGCCCGCGAATGGCGCTATGATGCTTTAACGGCTTGGTGTCGTGATCATCACGTGCTGCACTTACTCGTCGCTCACCATGCGGACGACCAAGCGGAAACGGTGGCGTTACATACAGAACGCGGCGATACAGAAGATGGTGCAAGCGCGATGGCTGCCGTCACCATTCGCGATGGCGTACGAATCTTGCGACCATTACTGCATATTCGCAAATCGCAGCTAGAGGCGTATTTGCGTGCACATAATGCGAGTTGGGTGGAAGACCCCACGAATGCAAACCTCACTTTCAAGCGCAATGCAATTCGCCACGCGATGACAGATAGTGAGCATGAGCGCCTCATCGCGATTGCACAGCGTGAGGGCGCTGCCCGCGCTCAGCGTGACGAAGCGCATGCGCGCGCTGCTGCCCGCGTCGCACAGGCAAGCGAAGATGAGATTACCTTGGATAGTGCAACCTTACTTGCATTGCCCCAACCTATCGCCACGCGCTTATTGGCGGATAGTTTATGCACCGTAAGCGGCTCTCACACACGCCCGCGCAAGCACGAGACAGAGGGGCTTTTTGCTCGAATTCAGCAACCCACTTTCTCCAAAGCAACTTTGAAGCACTGCCTTATTGAAAAACGTGGTACAACACTCCATATATCACCCGAACACGCCGAAAACATGGATAGACGCGCGTCAAAACCGCTTGCTGCCAGCCCGTTTTGGTGGTTAGATTCGCGCTCGTTTTAG
- a CDS encoding DUF1192 domain-containing protein — protein sequence MFLDDAPPKPKPEQMFPRNITESSVAAMQEYLVELDAEIARVKAEIEKRGSVKAKAEAFFS from the coding sequence ATGTTCCTCGACGACGCACCACCCAAACCCAAGCCCGAACAGATGTTCCCGCGCAACATTACGGAAAGCTCCGTCGCCGCGATGCAGGAATATCTGGTGGAGCTGGATGCAGAGATTGCCCGCGTCAAAGCGGAAATCGAAAAGCGCGGCAGCGTCAAAGCAAAAGCCGAAGCGTTTTTTAGTTAG